The Salvia splendens isolate huo1 chromosome 21, SspV2, whole genome shotgun sequence genome includes a window with the following:
- the LOC121784653 gene encoding uncharacterized protein LOC121784653: protein MSAGLWECCKSSCFDDFQFEELLQEPEPFSLPQPLPQWPKGKAFATGKVSLGELEVAQITKFDKIWSCTPLFGSASGVTFYRPSGIPAGYFSLGHYCQPSDQKLRGYVLAAKCTASEESSSPALEKPLSYTLAWSDEDTHRDGSGYIWLPNAPQGYKAMGFVVTTKSGQPDVEEVRCVRGDLTASCEVDEVLFDRKAIFSSGKFYVWSTRACERGMLCRSVPVGTFYCSRDDSGEVSSIACLRNLDASLDAMPDLEQVHALIHHYGPTLYFHPDEVYLPSSVSWFFNNGSLLYKDGMDKGVEIDSHGSVLPSGGWNDGEFWLDLPSEEKWHEFVKSGNIETAELYVHVKPASGGSFTDIAMWIFCPFNGPATIQVASFSFPLTAIGEHVGDWEHYTLRVSNFTGELWSVYYSEHSGGRWVDASELKFVDGNKPAVYASRNGHASFPHEGCYIQGSSTLGIGATNDCAKSDYSVDSSSRYRVVAAEYLGDVVVEPAWLQYMREWGPTVVYSSGSELEKILNNLPFFLRFSVESFVELFPTELYGEEGPTVPKEKDNWLGDER from the exons atgtcagCTGGATTGTGGGAGTGCTGCAAATCATCCTGTTTCGATGATTTTCAATTTGAAGAGCTTCTTCAAGAACCAGAGCCTTTTTCCCTGCCTCAGCCTCTTCCACAATGGCCCAAAG GTAAAGCCTTTGCAACTGGGAAAGTTAGCCTAGGAGAACTAGAAGTAGCTCAGATCACTAAGTTTGACAAAATATGGAGCTGCACCCCTTTGTTCGGGTCGGCTAGTGGCGTCACATTCTACCGGCCTAGTGGCATTCCAGCCGGGTATTTCAGCCTCGGTCACTACTGTCAGCCGAGTGATCAGAAACTGAGGGGCTATGTTCTTGCTGCAAAATGCACGGCAAGTGAAGAATCGAGCTCCCCGGCTCTTGAGAAGCCTCTTAGCTACACGCTGGCGTGGAGTGA TGAGGACACTCATCGCGATGGAAGTGGCTACATTTGGCTTCCAAATGCACCACAAGGGTACAAAGCTATGGGATTTGTGGTCACCACAAAGTCGGGACAGCCTGATGTTGAGGAAGTGAGATGCGTCCGAGGCGATCTCACTGCGAGCTGTGAGGTTGATGAGGTCTTATTCGATAGGAAAGCAATCTTTTCAAGTGGGAAGTTTTATGTGTGGAGCACGAGGGCGTGTGAGCGAGGGATGCTCTGTAGGAGCGTTCCCGTTGGCACGTTCTACTGCAGCAGGGACGACAGTGGTGAGGTCTCGAGCATTGCTTGCTTGAGAAACCTCGATGCTTCGTTGGATGCAATGCCGGATCTTGAGCAAGTTCACGCGCTCATCCACCACTACGGGCCGACACTGTACTTCCACCCCGATGAGGTTTACTTGCCGTCGTCCGTTTCTTGGTTTTTTAACAACGGATCGCTTCTGTATAAGGATGGGATGGATAAAGGAGTGGAGATTGATTCCCACGGCTCGGTTTTACCTAGTGGCGGCTGGAACGACGGGGAATTCTGGCTTGATCTCCCGTCGGAAGAGAAGTGGCACGAGTTTGTGAAATCGGGTAATATTGAAACAGCAGAGCTTTATGTTCATGTGAAGCCAGCCTCAGGGGGGAGTTTCACAGACATTGCAATGTGGATATTCTGCCCCTTCAACGGCCCGGCCACGATCCAGGTTGCGTCGTTCAGCTTCCCTCTCACCGCGATAGGTGAGCACGTGGGCGACTGGGAGCACTACACTCTCCGTGTGAGCAACTTCACCGGGGAGCTCTGGAGCGTTTACTACTCCGAGCACAGCGGGGGGCGGTGGGTGGACGCCTCCGAGCTCAAGTTCGTAGACGGGAACAAACCCGCCGTGTACGCGTCGAGGAACGGGCACGCGAGTTTCCCCCATGAGGGGTGCTACATTCAGGGCTCGTCCACGCTCGGGATTGGGGCAACGAACGACTGTGCGAAGAGCGACTACTCGGTTGATTCTAGCTCGAGGTATCGGGTCGTGGCTGCGGAGTACCTAGGCGACGTCGTTGTCGAGCCGGCGTGGCTGCAGTATATGAGGGAATGGGGGCCAACTGTTGTGTATAGCTCAGGGAGTGAGCTGGAGAAGATACTGAACAACCTTCCATTTTTTCTGAGGTTTTCAGTGGAGAGCTTTGTGGAGCTTTTTCCGACGGAGCTTTACGGGGAGGAGGGGCCGACGGTGCCGAAGGAGAAGGACAACTGGTTGGGGGATGAGAGGTGA